The proteins below are encoded in one region of Sedimentibacter sp. zth1:
- a CDS encoding DUF4097 family beta strand repeat-containing protein yields the protein MNKKEFLKLLAARLTSISSIELEKTILYFSEIIDDHIDEGLTEEQAVTALGDIDDIVDSIVNSTETGKKENINDNMNNDKKNESFESGININIDNILEQTNKAVKKSVSVMGNIFNEISSKSTNENTQMVKKQYNSVNEIKIINVKDSNNSIEIFKSVDEKIHIEYYENKNNFYTIEENDGILYVMKHTNKLFKFFSGISELLNKNKMKIFIPNNYMGLSDIKTSNASIVINNLKLNNLKLKSSNGRITATNIEVQNDLILHTSNASINVNDVVCNSDLICTTSNGKIILEDTSCKSTNCHTSNSSINVENVKANQDISLITSNGRIEFDKIKIANALICKTCNSSIKGFIDGKLTDFSIQSSTSNGKNNLPTSLELGDKQISCNTSNGSINVEFTLSSK from the coding sequence ATGAATAAAAAAGAATTCTTAAAATTACTTGCTGCACGACTTACTTCAATTTCAAGTATAGAGCTTGAAAAGACAATACTATATTTTAGTGAAATAATAGATGACCATATTGACGAAGGATTAACCGAAGAACAAGCAGTTACTGCTCTTGGTGATATAGATGATATTGTTGACAGTATCGTAAATTCCACTGAAACAGGAAAAAAAGAAAACATAAATGATAATATGAATAACGATAAGAAAAATGAGAGCTTTGAAAGTGGAATAAATATAAATATTGATAATATTTTGGAACAAACCAACAAAGCAGTTAAAAAAAGTGTATCAGTTATGGGAAATATATTTAACGAAATAAGTAGTAAATCTACTAATGAAAATACACAAATGGTCAAAAAACAATATAATTCTGTAAACGAAATAAAAATCATAAATGTCAAAGATTCAAATAACAGTATAGAAATATTTAAATCAGTTGATGAAAAAATACATATTGAGTATTATGAAAATAAAAATAATTTTTACACTATTGAAGAAAATGATGGAATATTATATGTTATGAAACATACAAATAAGTTATTTAAATTTTTCAGTGGAATTTCAGAACTTTTAAATAAAAACAAAATGAAAATATTTATACCAAATAACTATATGGGACTGAGCGATATAAAAACTTCAAATGCTAGTATAGTTATCAATAATTTAAAGCTAAATAATCTAAAACTGAAATCATCGAATGGAAGAATTACTGCTACAAATATAGAGGTTCAGAATGATTTAATTTTACACACATCTAATGCATCAATTAATGTTAATGATGTTGTTTGTAACAGCGATTTGATTTGTACAACATCAAATGGAAAAATTATTTTGGAAGACACAAGTTGCAAAAGTACAAATTGCCATACCTCAAATTCAAGTATCAATGTAGAAAATGTTAAAGCAAATCAAGATATTTCTTTGATTACATCAAATGGTAGAATTGAGTTTGATAAAATTAAAATTGCAAATGCACTTATTTGTAAAACTTGTAATTCATCAATTAAAGGATTTATAGATGGAAAATTGACTGATTTTTCTATACAATCATCAACTTCAAATGGAAAAAACAATTTACCTACTTCACTTGAATTAGGAGATAAACAAATAAGCTGTAATACTTCAAATGGAAGTATTAATGTTGAATTCACCTTATCATCTAAATAG
- a CDS encoding PadR family transcriptional regulator — translation MDTQLKRGLLEVCVLTVLKKEDSYGYQIIKDISPYIEISESTLYPILRRLEVSDFVTVYSVEHNSRLRKYYKINDKGYKKIEDFINEWQEVMKIYKFIVSKREEKNE, via the coding sequence TTGGATACACAACTAAAAAGAGGTTTACTTGAAGTATGCGTCTTGACTGTTTTGAAGAAAGAAGATTCATATGGTTATCAAATTATTAAAGATATTAGTCCGTATATTGAAATATCCGAATCAACTCTCTACCCTATCCTTAGGAGGCTTGAGGTAAGTGATTTTGTAACAGTGTATTCTGTTGAACATAATAGTAGGTTACGTAAATATTATAAAATTAATGATAAAGGTTATAAAAAAATAGAAGATTTTATAAATGAATGGCAAGAGGTAATGAAAATATATAAATTTATTGTATCAAAAAGAGAGGAGAAAAATGAATAA
- a CDS encoding DUF1700 domain-containing protein, whose amino-acid sequence MNKLEFLDILKSRISTLPSKEISKSEAYYSEIIDDSIENGLTEEQAILALGNIDNIVENIKYDMSIPALVQVKVNESRGNTSKTWLWITLTILGFPLWFPLVIAFSAVAFTIYLVLWVCILVLYIALFSIALTGISTFLFSFYIFVTQPIYIGLCLLGTSFVLIGLSIFLIKPVFLVSKYFAKLSKIIIRKIKKLFIGRRRQHEK is encoded by the coding sequence ATGAATAAGTTAGAATTTTTAGATATTTTAAAATCTAGAATCTCAACACTTCCATCAAAAGAAATTTCTAAATCGGAGGCTTATTATAGTGAAATTATTGATGATTCTATAGAAAATGGATTAACTGAAGAACAAGCGATTCTAGCATTAGGTAATATAGATAACATAGTTGAAAATATAAAGTATGATATGTCTATACCAGCACTTGTTCAAGTTAAAGTTAATGAAAGTAGAGGAAACACTTCTAAAACTTGGCTTTGGATTACACTTACTATATTGGGTTTTCCATTATGGTTCCCATTAGTAATTGCTTTTTCCGCTGTTGCATTTACTATTTATTTAGTATTATGGGTGTGTATTTTAGTTTTGTATATAGCATTATTTTCAATAGCTCTTACGGGTATAAGTACTTTTTTATTTAGCTTTTATATATTTGTAACACAACCAATATATATAGGACTTTGCCTTTTAGGTACATCATTTGTTCTTATTGGACTATCTATATTTCTTATAAAACCTGTATTCCTTGTTTCTAAATATTTTGCAAAATTATCAAAAATAATTATTAGAAAAATCAAAAAATTATTCATTGGAAGGAGAAGACAACATGAAAAATAG
- a CDS encoding DUF4097 family beta strand repeat-containing protein, with product MKNRKLLTIASLLVIIGIIIFFVGFANADFNIKNISTIKYEEKSYSTNTNIEKINIGDYDMSVDITPSPDDKIHIKYYENKKRKYIISEKNGVLDIQKEKPSIINIFSMSIDFNNTKLSVKIPKNYNGELIVKTSNNSISISDINLGDVSLTTSNGKIHSTNISCSSSLELKSSNASIDVENVKVSGDIICDTSNGKTNLTNVSSLEDIRCETSNGTIYVVDTKCNYINAKSSNGTISLDNFSTNSSIEIRTSNSKVLFNNISFNDKFKITTSNGKIKGNLNGKIDEYTINYKTSNGDSNLPNDYVGGNKQIDFRTSNSDIDVDFTK from the coding sequence ATGAAAAATAGAAAATTATTAACTATTGCAAGCTTGCTTGTTATTATTGGAATAATAATATTTTTTGTAGGTTTTGCTAATGCAGATTTTAATATAAAAAATATAAGCACAATCAAATATGAAGAAAAATCTTACTCTACAAATACAAACATAGAAAAAATCAACATTGGTGATTATGATATGAGTGTGGATATTACACCTTCGCCTGATGATAAAATTCATATAAAGTATTATGAAAATAAAAAAAGAAAATATATTATCAGTGAAAAAAATGGTGTTTTAGATATTCAAAAAGAAAAACCTAGCATTATCAATATATTCAGTATGAGTATAGATTTTAACAATACAAAACTTAGTGTCAAGATACCAAAAAACTATAATGGAGAATTAATTGTTAAAACTTCAAATAATTCTATTTCTATAAGTGATATAAATTTAGGTGATGTATCTTTAACTACTTCAAATGGTAAAATTCATTCTACCAATATTAGTTGCTCTTCATCATTAGAATTAAAAAGCTCAAATGCCTCTATTGATGTAGAAAATGTTAAGGTATCAGGCGATATTATATGCGATACCTCAAATGGTAAAACCAATCTAACAAATGTTTCTTCACTTGAGGATATTAGGTGTGAGACTAGTAATGGTACTATTTATGTAGTAGATACAAAATGCAATTATATAAACGCCAAATCTAGTAATGGTACTATTTCTTTAGATAATTTTTCTACTAATTCAAGCATTGAAATTAGAACATCAAATTCAAAGGTGCTATTTAACAATATTAGTTTTAATGATAAATTTAAGATTACGACATCTAATGGAAAAATAAAAGGAAATCTTAATGGTAAAATAGATGAGTATACTATAAATTACAAAACAAGTAATGGTGATTCTAATTTACCAAATGACTATGTTGGTGGAAATAAACAAATTGATTTTAGAACATCTAACAGCGACATAGATGTTGATTTTACAAAGTAA
- the ftsY gene encoding signal recognition particle-docking protein FtsY produces MLKKLFGILKKDNDKNEEIKQNEEPIIENNTGETEAEKVEAERLAKVEAEKQEAERLAKIETEKQEAERLAKIETEKQEEKRIARVEAEKQSISSDTENTQKKEKKGFFSKIREGLAKTKDNFTAQLNNILNLYTKIDDDFLDEIEEILITSDMGVELTMDIIDYIKEEVKVNKIEDPNEIKGIIKKYLVNMLSNTIGVEDIDGIQKIIMVVGVNGVGKTTSIGKMSHRLKCNGKSVVVAAGDTFRAAAVEQLKEWCNRADVEIIASEQGSDPGSVIYDAIQAARARKSDVLICDTAGRLHNKVNLMNELTKIFKIVDKEYGHAQREVLLVVDATTGQNGLIQAKMFSESCKIDGIILTKLDGTAKGGIVFPIVKELNVPIKYIAVGEKIDDLQVFDAEMFVDAIFE; encoded by the coding sequence ATGTTAAAAAAATTATTTGGAATTTTGAAAAAAGATAATGATAAAAATGAAGAAATAAAACAAAATGAAGAACCAATTATAGAAAATAATACTGGTGAAACTGAAGCTGAAAAGGTAGAAGCAGAGAGACTTGCAAAGGTTGAAGCCGAGAAACAAGAGGCAGAGAGACTTGCTAAGATTGAAACCGAGAAACAAGAGGCAGAGAGACTTGCTAAGATTGAAACCGAGAAACAAGAGGAAAAAAGAATTGCTAGGGTTGAAGCTGAGAAACAGTCAATAAGTAGTGATACAGAAAATACTCAAAAAAAAGAGAAAAAAGGGTTCTTTTCTAAAATTAGAGAGGGACTTGCAAAAACAAAAGATAATTTTACCGCACAATTGAATAATATTTTAAATTTATATACTAAAATTGATGATGATTTTCTTGATGAAATAGAAGAAATACTTATAACATCAGATATGGGCGTTGAACTTACTATGGACATTATTGACTATATTAAGGAAGAAGTTAAAGTAAATAAAATTGAAGACCCTAATGAAATTAAAGGAATAATTAAAAAGTACTTAGTTAATATGTTGAGTAATACAATAGGTGTTGAAGATATTGACGGAATACAAAAAATTATTATGGTTGTAGGAGTCAATGGGGTAGGTAAAACGACTTCTATTGGTAAAATGTCACATAGACTAAAATGTAATGGTAAAAGTGTTGTAGTAGCAGCTGGTGATACTTTCAGAGCCGCAGCAGTAGAACAGCTTAAAGAATGGTGTAATAGAGCTGATGTTGAAATAATAGCAAGTGAACAAGGTTCGGATCCAGGTTCTGTTATCTATGATGCAATTCAAGCTGCTAGAGCAAGAAAAAGTGATGTACTAATTTGTGATACTGCAGGAAGACTTCACAATAAAGTAAACCTAATGAATGAATTAACTAAAATATTTAAAATAGTAGATAAAGAATATGGTCATGCACAAAGAGAGGTTTTGCTAGTTGTTGATGCAACAACAGGACAAAATGGTTTAATTCAGGCTAAGATGTTTAGTGAATCATGCAAGATAGATGGTATAATCTTAACTAAGCTTGATGGTACAGCAAAAGGTGGTATAGTTTTTCCTATAGTTAAAGAATTAAATGTTCCAATTAAATATATTGCAGTCGGTGAAAAAATAGATGATTTACAAGTATTTGATGCAGAAATGTTTGTTGATGCTATATTTGAATAA
- the smc gene encoding chromosome segregation protein SMC, producing MFLKKMNVHGFKSFADKTEIIIEKGMTAIVGPNGSGKSNISDSIKWVLGEQSPKTLRGSKMEDIIFAGTEKRMPLGYAEVELVFDNEDGKLPIEYKEVSIKRRLFRTGESEYYINKQQCRLKDVRELFLDTGIGKDGYSVIGQGKVEEILSPNSDVRRAVFEEAAGIVKFKFRKEESIKKIEKTNNNLDRVNDIIYEIETRVEPLRLQSEKAKKYIDLKDNLKNIELNLYVREYEKNKEQLTIFENQKNEIIKNKQEIIGLRDNLEKTIEKEKQNLSNIELEISTYDKSRNKFSREYEAKKSLISVQNEKILLYSENVGTIENEINVLKEREKEINIKIDEYKQNLCVLNNNIEEKNLQFNSLNEEALEFKIKMETSNNISEEKRNELFEMHKSINKLNSDKSSIESIKANYEERINQFEKEIEIENGEKSQKIKEFDVIKQNKKNNEQQLIQFNESFSNNSFLQENLIEDKKELENRLKASSNELNNTNSRLSFLNNMESLYEGYYKSVQTLMSLNKKNNLFRASILGTVADVIKTDKNFETAIEIALGSAIQNVIVNNNQDAESIINYLKDNKIGRVTFLPISTIKSRSLNNAQSKYLSMPGVVDTADKLIETDDAYSEIIKNLLGRTIIVENIRDGFRIAKASNNTIKIVSLQGDVINPGGSVTGGHISGKSQNFLSRKREIEECQDRLIHLKKKCADIDEDLRNVERDLSYRHNEINTLKVKIENCTKEGLQLDNKISLYTDQIEKTESTIKRYISDKEYIFSENEKREKEIEQIDENVEFIKDNIEKLESLITDIANANKSDKLMYDELIDNINQFNNDLMSTKQEIKITEEKINNANTELTKNKEMLDIKSSYLNDTGIEITTAKNQIQELIKLCENIKIELDKSEQSYSMNKEEHLKKQEFINTSQNNLNSINKKLTESLDDEYGLGIKIEKLTSKIEDISNHLWEDYEMNYAMALPYKNEEISYNKINTEVSAIRREIKKLGDINTNSIEEYKEVKERYDFLTAQKQDLVDAKLQLNDVINELEIKMKEQFVEEFRKIRVIFNEVFSDLFSGGKADVYLEDESDALNSNIEIAAQPPGKKLTKITLLSGGEKALTAIALLFSILKSKPTSFCILDEIEAALDDINVYRFSKYLKEFSKETQFLCITHRKGTMENADTLYGTTMEEKGVTKLVSMKLSGIE from the coding sequence ATGTTTTTAAAAAAGATGAATGTACATGGTTTTAAGTCCTTTGCAGATAAAACAGAAATAATAATTGAAAAAGGAATGACAGCAATTGTAGGTCCTAATGGTAGTGGTAAAAGCAATATATCTGACTCTATAAAATGGGTACTGGGTGAACAAAGTCCTAAAACTCTTAGAGGTTCAAAAATGGAAGATATAATTTTTGCTGGAACTGAAAAGAGAATGCCGCTTGGATATGCTGAAGTTGAACTTGTATTTGACAATGAAGATGGAAAACTACCTATAGAATATAAAGAAGTTAGTATCAAAAGACGACTTTTTAGAACGGGTGAAAGTGAATACTATATTAATAAGCAGCAATGTAGATTAAAAGATGTTAGAGAACTTTTTTTAGATACTGGTATAGGTAAAGACGGGTACTCAGTTATTGGACAAGGTAAGGTTGAAGAAATATTAAGTCCTAACTCTGATGTTAGAAGAGCAGTATTTGAAGAAGCAGCAGGCATTGTTAAATTTAAGTTTAGAAAAGAAGAATCAATTAAAAAAATAGAAAAAACTAATAATAATCTTGATAGGGTAAATGATATAATTTATGAGATTGAAACACGTGTTGAACCATTAAGACTACAAAGCGAAAAAGCAAAAAAATATATTGATTTGAAAGATAATTTAAAAAATATTGAGTTGAATCTTTATGTGCGTGAATATGAAAAAAATAAAGAACAATTGACAATATTTGAGAATCAAAAAAATGAAATTATAAAGAACAAGCAAGAAATCATTGGTTTAAGGGATAATTTAGAAAAAACAATAGAAAAAGAAAAACAAAACTTATCTAATATAGAATTAGAAATTAGTACATATGATAAGAGCAGAAACAAATTTTCAAGAGAATACGAAGCTAAAAAAAGTCTAATTAGTGTTCAAAATGAAAAGATATTGTTGTATTCAGAAAATGTTGGAACAATAGAAAATGAAATAAATGTTTTAAAAGAACGTGAAAAAGAGATAAACATAAAAATTGATGAATACAAACAAAATTTATGTGTATTGAATAATAATATAGAAGAAAAAAACTTGCAGTTCAATTCATTAAATGAAGAAGCTTTAGAATTCAAAATTAAAATGGAAACATCAAATAACATAAGCGAAGAAAAAAGAAATGAATTGTTTGAAATGCATAAATCAATCAATAAACTTAATAGTGATAAAAGCTCTATTGAATCCATAAAAGCTAATTATGAAGAAAGAATCAATCAATTTGAAAAAGAAATTGAAATTGAAAATGGCGAAAAATCTCAAAAAATAAAAGAGTTTGATGTTATTAAACAAAATAAAAAGAATAATGAGCAGCAATTAATTCAGTTCAATGAATCTTTTAGTAATAATTCTTTTCTTCAAGAAAATTTAATAGAAGATAAAAAGGAACTTGAAAATAGATTAAAAGCATCATCAAATGAGTTGAATAATACTAACTCAAGGTTAAGTTTTTTAAATAATATGGAATCTCTATATGAGGGCTATTACAAAAGTGTACAAACATTGATGAGTTTAAACAAAAAAAATAATTTATTTAGGGCATCTATTTTAGGTACAGTAGCCGATGTAATCAAAACAGATAAAAATTTTGAAACAGCAATAGAAATAGCACTTGGTTCTGCTATACAGAATGTTATAGTAAACAATAACCAGGATGCGGAGTCAATAATTAACTATTTAAAAGATAATAAAATAGGCAGAGTTACATTTTTACCTATTAGCACTATAAAAAGTAGAAGCCTAAATAATGCGCAATCTAAATATCTATCAATGCCAGGTGTTGTTGATACGGCTGATAAGCTTATAGAAACAGATGATGCTTATTCTGAAATAATTAAAAACTTGCTGGGTAGAACTATAATTGTTGAAAACATAAGGGATGGATTTAGAATAGCTAAAGCATCTAATAATACAATTAAAATAGTAAGTTTGCAGGGTGATGTAATTAATCCAGGTGGGTCAGTAACAGGTGGTCATATAAGTGGAAAAAGTCAAAATTTTTTGAGCAGGAAAAGAGAAATTGAAGAATGTCAAGATAGACTTATACATTTAAAGAAAAAATGTGCTGATATTGATGAAGATTTAAGAAATGTTGAAAGAGATTTAAGCTACAGACATAATGAAATTAATACATTGAAAGTTAAAATTGAAAACTGTACAAAAGAAGGCTTGCAATTAGACAATAAAATAAGTTTATATACAGATCAAATTGAAAAAACTGAATCAACTATAAAAAGATATATTTCAGATAAAGAATACATATTTTCTGAAAATGAAAAGAGAGAAAAAGAAATTGAACAAATTGATGAGAATGTAGAGTTTATTAAAGACAATATTGAAAAACTAGAAAGCTTAATCACAGATATTGCAAATGCTAATAAATCAGACAAACTTATGTATGATGAATTAATTGACAATATCAATCAATTTAACAATGATTTAATGTCAACTAAACAGGAAATTAAAATTACTGAAGAAAAAATCAATAATGCTAATACAGAATTGACTAAGAATAAAGAAATGTTAGATATTAAATCTAGCTATTTAAATGATACAGGTATAGAAATAACTACTGCTAAAAATCAAATTCAAGAGCTAATTAAGCTATGCGAAAATATAAAAATAGAACTTGATAAGAGTGAACAAAGCTATAGTATGAATAAAGAAGAACATTTGAAAAAGCAAGAATTTATTAATACTTCACAGAATAATTTGAATAGTATAAATAAAAAGTTAACTGAAAGCTTAGATGATGAGTATGGATTAGGTATAAAAATCGAAAAATTAACATCCAAGATTGAAGATATTTCAAACCATTTGTGGGAAGACTATGAAATGAACTATGCTATGGCTTTACCTTATAAAAATGAAGAAATAAGCTATAATAAGATAAATACTGAAGTATCTGCAATTAGAAGAGAAATTAAAAAATTGGGTGACATCAATACAAATTCTATTGAAGAATATAAGGAAGTTAAAGAAAGATATGATTTTTTAACAGCCCAAAAGCAGGACTTGGTAGATGCTAAATTACAATTAAATGATGTTATTAATGAGCTTGAAATTAAAATGAAAGAACAGTTTGTTGAAGAGTTTAGAAAAATTAGAGTTATTTTTAATGAAGTGTTTTCAGATTTATTTAGTGGTGGTAAGGCGGATGTTTATTTAGAAGATGAATCGGATGCCTTAAATAGTAATATTGAGATTGCTGCTCAACCTCCTGGTAAGAAATTAACAAAAATTACACTTTTATCAGGTGGAGAAAAGGCACTTACAGCAATAGCATTATTATTTTCAATATTAAAATCAAAGCCAACATCATTCTGTATTCTTGATGAAATTGAAGCAGCACTTGATGATATAAATGTTTATAGATTTTCAAAATACTTAAAAGAATTTTCTAAGGAAACTCAATTTTTATGTATCACTCATAGAAAAGGTACTATGGAAAACGCAGATACTCTTTATGGTACAACAATGGAAGAAAAGGGTGTAACAAAGTTGGTTTCTATGAAGCTTTCAGGAATAGAATAA
- a CDS encoding elongator complex protein 3: MSNTKKIIPIFVPHRGCPNDCVFCNQKKITGKTNIEVNKDYVIRIVEDYIKTRPHYSDLAFFGGSFTAIDKNLQIELLETAHYYQRKGIFDNIRISTRPDAIDNEILQIQKKYGVKIIELGIQSLDDEVLIKSNRGHTVNDSINASKLIKEYGFTLGHQVMPGLPGSSIEKDIYTCKKSIEMHPNIVRIYPTLTIKETELEKMYKENKYTPLSLENAVKLSTYIYSLYTVNNINVIRIGLQNTDTINEDNDIIAGPFHPAFRQLVEEKLYLNSMVNKLKTANFGENIKIETSKKLMSYVIGQKKCNFNYIKQQLNIKRIFLQEIEQNDVVNIYNDNEKIAKINKDDIFIDYITAFNLVK; this comes from the coding sequence ATGAGTAATACAAAAAAAATTATACCTATTTTTGTTCCACATAGAGGTTGTCCTAATGATTGTGTGTTTTGCAACCAAAAGAAAATAACAGGAAAAACAAATATAGAAGTAAATAAGGATTATGTTATTAGAATAGTAGAAGACTATATAAAAACTAGACCTCACTATAGTGATTTAGCATTCTTTGGGGGTAGCTTTACTGCTATAGATAAAAATTTACAAATTGAATTGCTTGAAACAGCACATTATTATCAAAGAAAAGGTATATTCGACAATATTAGAATATCGACACGTCCTGACGCAATAGATAATGAAATACTCCAAATACAGAAAAAATATGGTGTTAAAATAATAGAGCTTGGAATTCAAAGCTTAGATGATGAAGTACTAATAAAATCCAATCGTGGACATACAGTAAATGATTCAATAAATGCAAGTAAGTTAATAAAAGAATATGGATTTACTTTAGGTCATCAAGTTATGCCTGGCTTACCTGGAAGCAGTATTGAAAAAGATATATATACTTGCAAAAAATCCATTGAAATGCATCCAAATATAGTAAGAATATATCCAACATTGACAATTAAAGAAACAGAACTTGAAAAAATGTATAAAGAGAATAAGTACACACCATTATCATTAGAAAATGCTGTTAAACTTAGTACATATATTTATTCTTTGTATACAGTTAATAACATAAATGTTATTAGAATAGGACTTCAAAACACAGATACGATTAATGAAGATAACGATATTATTGCAGGCCCTTTTCATCCAGCATTTAGACAATTAGTAGAAGAAAAATTGTATTTAAATTCAATGGTTAATAAGCTTAAAACCGCTAATTTTGGTGAAAATATAAAAATAGAAACAAGCAAAAAGCTTATGAGTTATGTAATTGGTCAAAAGAAATGTAACTTTAACTATATTAAACAGCAGTTAAATATAAAAAGAATATTTCTTCAAGAAATAGAGCAAAACGATGTTGTAAATATATATAATGACAATGAAAAAATTGCAAAAATCAATAAAGATGATATCTTTATTGACTATATAACTGCTTTTAATTTAGTAAAGTAG